ACCCGTTCCATCTGTGATGCCACTTAGTAAGACAAACACGCCCAACCAGGCGTACTGATTGGATTGCCATTTAACATTAAGAATATGTCCACTCTATCCCTTCGTTTTCCGCTGACAAAGGAGAAcgacgcccccccacccccttccagagtctctcccccaaccccctctccaGGCTTGCCTGCTCCAGCCCCATCCCTCACAGTATCCACCACCCCACTCATGGGGGTATATATATTAAGGTGAGGCCCACTGATCTGCCTCAACATACCCTGCTCTCCAGCATCTCTACCAGACCTACCTgatcctccaccatctcctcctcaccttgtCCTCCACAGGTAACACCCCAGCCCTAGAGCCTCACCAGACTTCAACACCGCCAGGGACAGAGACCTGAAGGTTTACAGCTCAGACTTGATGTCATGTTAGTAGTAGACCCCGGTCTGTTCCTTTGAATACTTGAAAGTATGTTGTTGTAGAGCTTTACGGAGGTTATCAGGTTTGGAAGGAGAACTGTGTTgatggggcagacagacaggacacctCTGTGCGTAAGTTACTCATAGGCAGTCAAAGAAAAGGTGCAGTTCTGGGTTTGGTCTTGggtgtatgagtgaccacaaccGCAGGTGGTAAAGATGGTGTACACTGTAGCTCACTGTAATTCTCATGCTGTCACTGGTAacatgcaatgtgtgtgtgtttgtgtgtgcgagtgtattttgtgtgtccatgtgatGTACTGCAATGTGTTTGTCTATATGTTTTGTGTATGTATCTGCATGTCTACCTAATAAtctaatgtatgtgtgtgtgtgtgtcagctctccGCCACCATGGCCCTCTGGTTCcaagctgtgtctgtgctggtgctgctggctgtgtgcCCCCCCAGCTCTCAGGCTGCAACGTCCCCTCAACACCTGTGTGGATCCCACCTGGTGGATGCCCTTTACCTGGTCTGTGGAGAGAAGGGATTCTTCTACAACCCCAAGAGAGATGTGGACCCCCTCCTAGGTGTGCACTCTAGCTTCTCCTCTAGCTACTGTACCGCTCCATTCTTCATTCtgctcctccgctcctctcgtCTAACCCCACCACTctcccctccgctctcctctcgtctaaccccaccactctcccctccgctctcctctcatctaaccccaccactctcccctccgctctcctctcccttctactttcctctccctccccccttctctcctcccaccccccatttCACCTttcatctcatctcctctcctcccgctcccccctcctctcttctccctcttccatttcacctcaccaccctcctctccatccccctccacctctcctctccctatctctcctcccctctgctttcttctccttcccccctccatctctcctctcccctctctcttctcccccctcctcttctctacctcccccctccacctctccctccctccttctctcccccatctcctctccctctatcccgtctaccctcccccctccagggttCCTATCCCCCAaggcagcagagggagagaacgaagTGGCAGAGTTTGCCTTCAAGGACCagatggagatgatggtgaAGAGAGGTATCGTGGAGCAGTGCTGCCACAAACCCTGCAACATCTTCGATCTGCAGAATTACTGCAACTGAGGCCTGGCTGTGTGACACTGAGCCTAACCCTGCTGTCTCCAGACCCTGGCCTTCCTCTCCCCAGATCTCCCAGTCTCCAGACATGTGACGGAAACTCTGCTCTCAGTGCACATGGGAACCGAACATGCTGAGACTAATTATATTTTTCTTAGAAAATAAAGTTCTATGAAATGAATGAGGTGTCTGCCTTTGTATTTTGCTGAGATTAGTGTGGTCTGTTATTTGTACGTAGCCTATAGATACATATTTATTATAATTTAAACATTGGCAAACGATTAAGGTGAGCTTGATTTGATATACCCAGTGCTATGAAACCTGTAATTTCTATAACTAAAACGTCTAGCATGGAAAGTAGATGGACGGATTCGTTTCACACGTAACTGACAGGGTTGTTATTGTCACCATTGAGAAAAGGGAAGTCTGAGAGTAAATTAGAGGAACCAATGATATCAGACCTCGCAAGTGAGTTGGCGTCACCGCTTTTTAGAAAATAACGAAAAACCTGTCCGACAGAAATCGACATCCCTTTTTTATTCTGCTACTAGTCCGGGTGGAGTGACGAGTGTCCACAAGGTGTCCCGCTTTATTTTTCTAGAGTCAGCTAGTCCTGAAATAGGCCCACATTCAACGTCACAATAAGCGACGACACGCAAACATTAGGTCGACTGAGGTTATATAGGAAAATAAGTAGATATTATTCGGGAAGCCAATTGGAAACGATTGCTCCTGTCGTCAGTCTGCGCCGTTTGGGGCGGGACTGACACACCTGTGTAGCCGGGGGCAGGTGCATTGTGTTTACGGGCACGCCTCGCTCCCTAAACTCTATCAAAACCACAGGGGTTCCGCTAAACGTATCATCAATTCTGAGACAACGCCGCTCGGCAGTAGGTGTAGTCTGCAAAGAGAGAAACCGTTTTACTCCAATAACTTGATATATAGGGTCATTGTAAACTAGTGTCAAGTTGATTTGTCGTAAACGGTTGGATAAGAATTCAACACAATGCAATATGTTAATTTAACAGAAGATGCATGCAGAAACGGTAAGTTAATGACACCACTGCAAGTGTAATTTACATATACTCTATTATTAGTATTATTCGTacaagattatattagataCCAATTTAGTGTCATGGTTTATAACAGCATTTGTTGCCTTCAAATACTATGCTTATTGGCGACCAGGATTGTGCGTGGATGGGGAAGTGATTTGTATTAAACGTCTCGTCCTTTTCACGTAAAGAAAACTAACAAAGTCCTCTGAATATCTATGAATAAGAAACTGAAACAGTATGTTTCCAGAGTATGGGTAGAGTGTTTTTCACTTGAGCAGAATATACAACTTAAGCAAACAGTCTCGGATTTCAAAATTACTGACCGGGGTGTTTGAGGACGCCCATGTTGACAATGTTAACATCATGGGATTTTTGTTCTGTTAAGAACTGAATGCAAGGCTACTTCCCTGAGACAAGTCGTCGATAGCTTATCTAGTATGACGTGAATGAGATCGTACAAAATCAATTGAATCCTGATTTATACATTCATATTTATAATATTGATTAAATATGAATATTTTATACTCAAATCGTATTGTCCATGTTAAACTCCATTACATGTGATTTTAGATCATTTGAAAACCATAACTACAACACTACcacgtagcctactgtacattaTTAAAACAATCTAAATAACATCAACACAAAATGAATCATTTGAATGTCCGTGGCTTCATCCAGATTCCACAAGGTCACCTCACCTCGGTCTGACCTGAACATTCCACCTGCATGTTCATGGATGTTATGACGTCACCGTGTGACCTGGTGCACCGATAGCGCCCCGGAATCAGTTCCATCTACCTGTGGAATGTTGATGACGTCTGAAACATGATTCAGCCATCAGAGAATGTCTATGCTTTATTATCCCCCCCAAGGTTCctcagtgcgtgtgtggtgtggctctcaggctgtggtgtgtgtgctgagtggaGGAGCCACCGATGGAAAtggcacctcccccctccccaacaccacGGAGACAATCGCAGTGCTGGTCACCACCGGCAACAACAAATGGAGCAACTATAACTTCTGGGTGGGGCTGAGCCTGGCCGTGATGTCAGCGTTTCTGATTGGTGGAAGCGTGTTACTGAAGAAGAAAGCCCTCCTCCGATTGGCTGAtactggacacacgagagcagGTTGGTAAACCAGGGGTCTGTTCCATTAAGGGCTAAGAAAAGTGTGGTTTAAATGCCAAAACCGATATTAAACTTGACACATCGGTCAGGGCTAAAACGGTCCCATAAAGGTCAATTCAATTTCAAGACAGGTTCAAGTAATGTGTACACTATTGTTAAGTAGCCAGAGAAGTTGGAACATGGATGAAATTGGTGCACCACTGTGAAAAGCAATGGTAAAGAGAGTGCAGTGATGTTCACGGCTAGGTGACCCGTTCCTGGAAGTATGGTCTCTAAAGTGCCCTGTGACCTTGTCATAGCTTCCTCATCCACCAACTCAGAGATTACATGCCATGATTGACATAGAACAACACATTGGTTGAGATCCTGTCTTTAGACTTgactttgattttttttttttacatacaccCACCAAATGCATCAAAGTTAACTTTTTGGCCATTCTTTAAATCAAAGCTATTGTCACATGGTGTTGAGTCGATTGTAGGCAGGAGACAGATATAATGCAAGAGGTTTTCTTTTAATGGATGTCCATCAGCAAAACAAGATAATAAACAATTTAGGTGTCtttaaaaaaactacaaaatggAAACAAAGTTcgttatctgccgcttgtccgggggtcgggtcgcgggggcagcaacctaagcagggaggcccagacttccctctcgccggccacttccaccagctcttcctcggGAACCCCGAggcattcccaggccagccgagagacagtccctccagcgtgtcctgggtcttccccggggcctcttcccagtgggacgtgcccagaacacctcaccagggaggcgtccaggaggcatcctgatcagatgtccgagccacctcaactggctccaGCATATACTTTGGAAACAAAAGTATTACTCATAATATTAGCGGAGCTCAAAAGGCAATCATAATGCCCGACATGCTAGAACATAGTGATGACAAGACAACGGGACAATCCCTGACAAAAGACTAACACAAAACTCACCTTGTATACAGAAACCAGAAACATAATTCGTAACAGCTGAGGACATGAAACAGGTGTGCGTAATTACACATCCCTCGCTCCTGAGCTTGGAGGTGTTCGAGGAATCCTAatactggggagagagagagtgcagtggTCTGGATCCTCCACTAGGCGTAACAGCTATTAACCAAAACATTCAGCAATAGATTTGTAAACATGGTTTCTTATCGGGAAAATCAGGGATAGGTTGAGAATGTAGGTACTTCATTTATGGTAAAGATAAGTTTTTCCATTGTACTGTTTAGAGGCGATACTTATATGTATATACTTGGGGGGGACAATTCCATAACATTTTCTTAAGAGCAATCTTTGACGGGGACACACCAAAAGTAGTGCTGTAACACATTAGACATGACTTATGTTGTCATGTGTATCGGGGGGGAATGAATCGTAATTTGCTGAGGATTGTGTTCCTCCCCCAGGATTTCCACCAATGATTGTTAACCATTAGCTGTATTTATGTAACATGAGCCTAAAGGTTTGATGTCACATTGTATCATTAAACACAAATGTAGGTCTGTCTAATCATTTATCAGTGTATTATTTAtagtatttattatttattcaaATAGATTTAAGAAACTTAAATAGGAGCCAGGTTGTTTCTTATGTTGTTCAAATATTAGTAACAACGAAGTTGTGTTAGTACAGAGAAACTGTAGAGTGATATTTCAGAAGACCTTGTTGGCCTTGTGGCTGTGAGCAGGTCAGCCAGCCTGCTAatagcatgtgtgtgaatgtgtggaagcatgcttgtgtgtggatgcaaatgtgtgtgcgtgccagtcTCACTCACCTGTAGCAAGACCTGTTGTAACGCGCCGCCACACGTGGGCACTACAATGTGGTTGAGGTGGTGAGGCTTTGTAGGAGACCAAGCAGACAAACAAGGTGATACCGTTCAGAACTAGGTTTATTACAAACCAAAACACGGTAAATGGGAAAAGTGGCGGAGCAGAaccaaagcaaataaaagaTTCAAAAGACCCCTAAGCTTTCTAACCTGCAGTACCTGCTAGGCTCACTACCTAAATAAGTACAGGGGGTGGTCCGCCCAGGTCTTACCTAGTGTTTTTAGACAGAGGTTAGCTACGGCCAGGGAAAAGCTACGGTGCTTTTCCCTGGCCAAACTGTCAAACGAACAATGTAACGAAACAGACCGAAGACACACTACACAGACTGACATACCCACATGGACCAAAAAGAACAACACGGATCAAAACAAAAAGGGTATGAGCCTACCAGAAAATGTATGTGTCAAAACGTCTGTCTCTGCTAGAGCGGTGTGCTGAAGTGTGTATATCAAAATACGTGTAACGTCTCCTCTCAACACCCCCTTTGCCAAAGAAAACAGTCCTATATAACCATAGCAGAAACGGATGCGATTGGCTGATTGGTGACGGCTGATTAGTGGATTCAGGTGGGAGCTGATGATTACGTGATGGCGATGACTCGCTGCTGGACATAGGCTACTCCCCACATCGCCTagggaaacacagacagaaca
The Osmerus mordax isolate fOsmMor3 chromosome 25, fOsmMor3.pri, whole genome shotgun sequence DNA segment above includes these coding regions:
- the LOC136933617 gene encoding insulin-like, which gives rise to MALWFQAVSVLVLLAVCPPSSQAATSPQHLCGSHLVDALYLVCGEKGFFYNPKRDVDPLLGFLSPKAAEGENEVAEFAFKDQMEMMVKRGIVEQCCHKPCNIFDLQNYCN